The region TCCTTTTCCTTTAAAGAtcttgtgtttgtgagagacctGGGAAATTTTTTGCTCATTTGGAACTATAACTAGGGTATTTTGCGTTACATCACAGTGAACCAGTTCAGTCTCATTCCTTCAGTCCAAAGATAAGCGTCTTGTACGAAACGAAAGCACTGTCCTATCGCACGTGTGTCAGTTTGGGTGTCAGATGTAGTGAGAAAAGCAAataatcagatttgggccactttcccCTGCTCTGTGAACGCAGACACTTGTTGACTTAGATTTAACTTTAGTCAATTTTGCAGTAGTTGAACTTCCTCCAATGCAAGGCGAAGCTTCATCCAGCCAAGGGACTGATCTGTACCACTGTGCTATATATGAGTTTGAATATTTCAAAATTAAGTTTAAATTTACAATGACATTCTACAATATGTAGTACTCACTTGTGCCATTGGAGTAGGTGCCTTCTAAACAAAGTGTGCAGTTAAAGCAGCAGGACGTTTTGGAGAGTTTCTTTGCAGTGCCAGGGAGGCAATCATCAGAGCACACGGAAATGggtttctgaaaaaatatacaACAAATACTTGTTTTTAATATTCTGATTATTCTTTCATGGCAGGGATACActctagacacacacacactacaggtgTGCATGCAGatacaggtagaacacaccaaactcctcacagacactgaccCTGAGTGACACTGACTGAACCAGagaatcctggagctgtgaatTTCAATTTACCATATTAACCAATTTACCAAATTCTAGTTCAAACAATTAACACTCACAGTATTGTTAGGATTACTCCATTCAATAGGCTTCTtgagatttatttttctttgctcCAGACTGTAGCTCCCAACCACAACTATATCTCTCTTTCCACTTTTGTTTTGGACCCAGTTGATCAGATCATAGCCATTAATGAAATTTCCTGATGTGCTGAAGTAGAAAGTTTGACCATCCAGAGTAAAGTTGACATTTTTCAGTTCTTGTAAGAgctgaaaaaaatcaaatgtgaGATCAGAACATTAGTAAGAAATCAATTTTCTACTGCGTTACAGTACTACAATCCTGTGTCCACATATATCTTACCTTCCATGGTGGGAAATCTAATTCCCCAGGACAGGCCTTCTCATTACACTCTAGAAGCTTTTTCAGGGCATGAGCAATGGACCACACAGCCAGCCTGTCTCCATAGGCCTGGTCAATGTACACTGCTTCTGTTAAGTAGTCTTTGCTGTACCCCATCTGCTGGTATTCTTCTATGAACTTGTTTTCAGTCCCTGGGGGAACAGTCAGTTCTTGGAGATACTCTTCAAAGCCAGGGTTTGGGCCTGTAATGAAATTGAAACCAAAGATATCCCCTATTTGGTCCATTCCCTCCATTTGGGCAATATCTCGGGACAGTGACCAGGCATCGCTAGCTATCCAGGTGCGTGAAATATTCCTGGATCTCATTTCTGTGAAAAGCTTAGTCACCAGTTCCTCCTTTAAGATCAGCAAAACAACGTTAGCTCTGGAGTTTTGGATAACATCTGCCACCTCTTGGATCTTCATGTCAATATCCTTAGAATTGAGGTTGTGGGGCAGAGTACTTTTGAATGCAACGCAAACATTTTCAGCCTCTGCATCTACCATGAAGCCATGGAAAGCATTTTCCCCGTAATCATCGTCCCCATGGACCACACCCACCCAGTTCCAGTCAAAATGAGACATGAGTTTGGCCAGTGCTTCGGTCTGATGTACATCACTGGGTACTGTGCGCACGAAGCCAGGAAAGCGTAGTCGGTCACTCAAGATTTCCGCTGAAGAGGATGTGCTTATCTATTTAGATACAATCACAAGTTTCAGGGATTTAGAGGGGTTATAGGGGTTTGACGCTTCCTGACAATGAAACAtactttcagacccatagtaaTGAGTGTTTTTCTCACAGTGGGAGGTAGGGTAAAGAAATTGGAACTTGATCTTTTAAAGGTGAATGTTTTACATGCTGTTAATCtgacattaaatataataacGCATTagtaatatataatgtaaattgCTATTATGGTTATTTTGTCTGAAATGTATTGTGTAAAGAGTGATCTTTCACTAATGCTCATGTAGCTTACCTGTGGCACCATGTAGAGGGTCAAAAGCCGAGCTACACTCAGAGACAGCTCTGAATATCGTGTTCCAATTATTGCTTTAACTTTGGGTTTTGGGATGAGCCCACACTGCACAGACAGCGTTCCGTTTTCAGACAGCATGTGCTCTGTGGTCTGAATGGCTTTGGAGGCATCACTGCAGGTGTCGCAGATGTAGTAACCCAGTCTCACCCCTGGCAGGAAGCTGGAGTTATTGATGGTTTCAATGGTGTGAATAAGAGCCAGCATCCGTACAAATGAGACGAGACTGAATCTAGAAAGAGAGTGGGGTTTACTTGAACTCTATACATGAAGTATACTTATATATGCacttttaaaaaagaatgaaaaacagaacaaataagACTTTTAAAACCCATGCAAAACCTGTTATAACAACAAAACTGACCCCATTtttataatcattattttaacaatGGCATATCAGGGCAGATATCACACAGTATGTATTTGTGACTTGCCATGATACACTGTGGTCAGGGTTACCAGTGTTAATGTTATATCATGACTGACATTACTGATATCATTATATCAGTAAAACCTTACTGTAGGTCATTGTTCATAAGGCTGTGACACCTACGTGTATTATTTTAAGCTAAAACTGACTGAAGCAGCATTTATGACAGGTAATGCATATTAGAATTAGCCTTTATAGCAGAAGTACTGTAGAAATGTActgtgaaattcattcattcattttctgcaactgCTTCATCcctttcagggtcatggtggaactgaagcctacccagaatcatttggCACCAATCTTAtcaccacacattcacaactgtggataatttcaaacagccaatccacctaccaacttgtgtttttggactgtaggaaaccagagcacccggaggaaacacgtacagagggagaacacaccaaactccttgaGGTGTTGAACCTTGGAACTCCCAGGAActtggagttgtgtgacagtgacactgccATTTGCAATACTGTGCTGGTTAATGtaacagtgcaaaaaaataaatatgtaaatgtcaCCTCAAGAAATTTTGCCTTATCGCATACCAGGCTGCCTGgaagaggcattttcgcttactgattgactgactgCTAATGTTGAAATACACTTGCACGAGTAACTGTTAGTTcggccatatttcacagagagaacttggtGGTGCTACTACACCGTCATTttttagttcagccatatttcacattccagtttgtaaactaaatttggaactgttcaGCGCATTTtcaccgacataaactggttcataaAACCCAGCATGAACCAAGTCTGAACAATAGGTAATAAGCATAACATTATGTCTCATTAGTGTGTCTAtgaaactccatatagctgtgcacagccttcttaaacttcacatgctttactctaacctgttacactgaataaataagtaatttttattcttaaaatcaacaatatgttcttggtcttcttttttctttggtggtagatcatctagtattaatttttaaataaaataaacaagaaaaacactgatggcCGTGTTGTATATTATGCACACAACTTTgtacttctttttttaaatttctgcatattttagtCCTGCCCTttacattttctgtacaacacaatcacataatcaaaatcaaatgtaaacattttttgtGATGTGAAGctccaaagcttctccagaccttccaatgacaagggtattcCAATGACAATGTATTTTGGGcatttctgtttttgaaatggcAGAAACAGTCCGTGAGAATGGTTAAATCTCTATTGGTGGTCAGGCAAAattaggcttgcctagtttgtctttgctttgtatttttataatgtAACTTTTAGTAacatgtttaaattattttaaaaataaatggccCATTCCAGAATACCGAATACATTTTAAGTAtagaaagaacaaaaagaaaaattatatatattcattatctgtaagcgcttatccagttcaggtgggtccagagcctacctgaaatcattgagcgcaaggcagggaatacaccctggaggggagtcaccaatccaactactaacgtgtgtttttggactgtgggaggaaacccatgtggacagagggagaacacaccaactcctcacagacagtcacctagagcaggaatcgaacccacaacctctaggtccctggagatgtgtgactgtgacactacctgctgcgccactgtgccgccaaatataatttaaatacacacacagtaaacctttttattttcagaaaacacacactgcagtatttgctgattttaatatttaaaacatttattctgaaaaatCTGTTGTTAAGTTGCACAAATCGTGTGTATTTTCTCTAAAAATAGctttgaaagaatgaatgatgtGCCTTGAAATAGTGGTAGTAATTGTATATAATTGTAGTAAAAAAGGTAATTGTGACACAGCTTTTGATCAACTtgttaacaataaaatatatctaattatcattttttaaagcaaaactctaaataaacacagttgATGTGAATAAAAGAGTTGACTACCCATAGCTAAAAGACTAACGACTCAAATActttaaaaccttttaaattgttaaaccaattatttaatattattcattacATCTGAACATATTAAAAGATATATTATGAACTTGAATAATAACCACATGAGCCTCATTTATTAATAATcccaaaatataaaattattattgttttatttatatatttttgaatggGGTAAATGTTGTAGCAAATGCATGTGCATCTAGGTATTGAACCCAGCTTGCCCAGAGCATAGGAGAGCACACTAGGCAGGATCCTGTCAATTAGTCAATGGCTACAGACTGAACACCTTTGTGGTCTTCATGCCCCATCAGGAACCATGCCCCTCATGCTCAAACCTGGAATGGTATACCAAACATCTACACTATACAAAGTTGAGAATccttaataaatgtaaaagaatGCAAAATGCTTAATTAAAATGCATTTGGGAAcatttaatgttattgttagACATTTTACACCATAAGTTGACAGTAACAGAGTTGACATTTTGAATGATTTTGTGCTTTAACTCCATGTGCTAAACTCAAAGCAGCTGTTACGCTGCGTGTCGTGTCTGAAAACAGAAATTCATGGATTTTCATCAGATTTCCATTTAACAAATCATATTTTCTCTCTATACAtatgaatatacatttttagGAACTCAAAGATTCTTTAGACATAGACATAACTCACCCTGTGCAGTTGTAATTGTCTGGCTGTACACGATTAGGCTGAGATTCCACTTGAGAATAGAAAGTGCTGAGAATTCCAATCTGGACATCTCCATCAGCCCAGGCCCCACATCTGTCCAGTTCATAATCACAAGCATTCCCAATATCCACCAGCACTACAACCCCTGAGATCAGCAAATACATACGGAGCAACATTTCACACCAAGAGCCTTAGAGATCACATCCACCGCTGCAGAGAGGTAAAGAGATAGTGGAGTAATCTGGTGGTTCTACTGGTTTTTATGTGAGACAGCCAAAGAAAACCCTCCACATGCTTCAAAATAGTTTCATTTTGTGACAATAGTCACGTGGTAGCAAACAACAGCATGACATTTTGGGAaattttgtttacattgtttagATTTTCTATTACGATTCTGGGATATTCATTTGTCCATTTTCACTTTTACAAACTACACATTTACAAACCacagatcagccacaacattactAACACCTACTGGAATGCTGACACAAAGTTGGGCCTAAGCCATTTTCTGACAGTTCTCAGAGTTGGCCCAGATTTGGCGGCTGGTCTTGGCCCAGTGTTTTCTTGAACACTGTGCTCACTCACTTGTCCCAGACTAATCAAACGGCCTCTAACTGTGCTTTGGCTTTTACTCTTGGTCCATTTTTGTGTTCTGTTAATGTCATGCTCCTAAATATGCAAATGTTATGATTCCTATAGgctatatgtatgtatatgaaaACAATCTAACAAGTTAATAATACATAGGAACTAATAATAACTACAAATTAATAGTGTTTGTATTGATTACATGTGGTTttactattcattcatacagTGCAattatttattgttcatttataaatcataatttaaatatgatttactttatttaaattaatttaaatatatacaatttcTCCAAATTTGCTAATTATTAGTTCTACTTTAAGGCGggttcaggggcctggaggttgtggattcgattcccgctccgtgtgactgtctgtgaggagttggtgtgttgtcagcgtgggtttcctccgggtgctccggtttcctcccacagtccaaaaacacaccttggtaggtggattggtgactcaaaagtgtccgtgagtgaatgtgtgtgtgtgtgtctgtgttgccctgtgaaggactggcgccccaatgaatgaatagttctACTTTCTCTGACAACTCACTGACCTTTTCAATGGACAAAATGTATGTCCATTAAATTCTCACCTACGGAATTAAGCACAAGGAATATTTAGTTTTGTCATTAAACTTGAAGAAAACAGCTTTTGTTATGTGTAAAGAAATGAAGCATTGTTCAAAGCCCCAGCATATGCAACAAGAATGTATATATCTAACAGCAACTCTGCTGAAAACCTTCTCCTTCtgtcaatttttttaaatttcaccaTCTACAGGAGACAAACTGCAGTTAGTAGTTTTATATGGTTTtagattaataaaatgtaaatacaaaagTCCAACGTAAATTGTGTTTATTGGTTTCAGAGTGGTGCAACCAACCAATGCTTTCACACAGGTTACATACTATCTACAGCATTAAGACTTTGTTTCTTAAGGTCTGAACACATTTCGATTTCAAGTTCAGTGCATACAACAGTCCAAAAAGCATCATGACGTCTGTGATGAATTAAAAACTGTCCATTACCACAGTTCCTTTGATGGCAATAGCCTttttcaaaagtgtctgtggtgttggtcagcctccatcagttcaacaatggTCATTTTTTCTCCttgtgtaagacacctctggatTTGTATCCTAACACATGCCCTTCTTATATTAAacaattatattcttattgaaacatGATACAGTAAACAATATTTTTCTGGTTCAACAGGTTCAATAATCAACACTagttatacaactttgctataaatcTCTACCATAGGGTAATTTAGACAACAATCCCAAAATTATCACTtagaacacactaaacacagctgTCATAATGTGGGTGCTGGGGTGGTCGAGGACTGAGGAACAGGAAcggaggtaagtgcaggagacCATGACCATGAACATGAACACGAAGCACAGAGAGCAAACAATGACCACATCTAGGAAACACAGACACGGGCTTTAAAAAGGCGCCAGACAAGAACCACATGGAGAAATGACACTAGAAACATGGAGTAATCACATGACTATAGGAACAAAGAGGGCAAGAAAATCCCATGACAAGGAAACAACCAGGAACcaaaactgaacagaacacagcacagaaccaAAGACGTTACAATACCCTTTTTGTGAtacatttcatttgcattttaccagtctttgctttcatttttgtggattttctgTATCCACTTTTGCTTCTgcaatctctccagagtctgcttcatGTTTTTCCTTCTGAGTTCTGGCACAGGTTTCCAGGGTTTGGGTCTTAGAAAAAGACGATCACCTTGAATTTTCTGTGATCACCGATCTTGGACAGACGGGcactctgaaacctcctctgggacctagccatgcTCATCCCACCCGCaaatggaacaagcttttttccccatacacagcagcAGGTAAACTTTTGCATTAAAAAAGTTGTTACAAACCTTATAATAAATAGCTTGATTTTtataagtttttattttaagaagtttgtttacaaatatttgGTGTAACATTTTCAACACAAATTTAACTccttaaaagagtagacatacAGAGCTAAAGTAATGAAGGCTAAACCTGTGAAACTGAAACCTGCATTTtgtgtgatttcttttttttaatgattgaaGTCATTTATTCCACTTTTCATTCCATTTTCAGTTGTTTACAGTATACAATACAGAGGGAGCAATAGCAACCACTGTAAGTGAAATTTAACAGTCAACATACATAAGTACTGCAATACTGGATTTGTATATTATTGATACCGATTACACGGCCCTTGTGTTTAAAAGTGGGCTAAGGCTTAACCCAAAAGCTCTTAAAGTAGTAAGTGTTAGCAAACTTGGACTTAGAGAAAAGCTTTAAGATCATATGTTAAGAATACACAAAACAGGTTTGGTGCCATACCAGAGACCACTCACACAGGTAAAATGagcaaaaatatgtataaagCAACGCCATAA is a window of Hoplias malabaricus isolate fHopMal1 chromosome 1, fHopMal1.hap1, whole genome shotgun sequence DNA encoding:
- the LOC136678033 gene encoding G-protein coupled receptor family C group 6 member A-like, which produces MARSQRRFQSARLSKIGSWCEMLLRMYLLISGVVVLVDIGNACDYELDRCGAWADGDVQIGILSTFYSQVESQPNRVQPDNYNCTGFSLVSFVRMLALIHTIETINNSSFLPGVRLGYYICDTCSDASKAIQTTEHMLSENGTLSVQCGLIPKPKVKAIIGTRYSELSLSVARLLTLYMVPQISTSSSAEILSDRLRFPGFVRTVPSDVHQTEALAKLMSHFDWNWVGVVHGDDDYGENAFHGFMVDAEAENVCVAFKSTLPHNLNSKDIDMKIQEVADVIQNSRANVVLLILKEELVTKLFTEMRSRNISRTWIASDAWSLSRDIAQMEGMDQIGDIFGFNFITGPNPGFEEYLQELTVPPGTENKFIEEYQQMGYSKDYLTEAVYIDQAYGDRLAVWSIAHALKKLLECNEKACPGELDFPPWKLLQELKNVNFTLDGQTFYFSTSGNFINGYDLINWVQNKSGKRDIVVVGSYSLEQRKINLKKPIEWSNPNNTKPISVCSDDCLPGTAKKLSKTSCCFNCTLCLEGTYSNGTNLQNCFPCEDGTWSLKGWTACKPKNEVFWEWNKVQAIVLLVFIIIGFLLLFINLIIYCLYRQSPVIKQAGGHIYILIMAGLALSFISVILFIGKPTVPICMARQVLYALGFTLTVSCILVKALRTFLAFLPQYRQHSVKKFYKPPAIIFCGTFIQVLICIFWLIFDSPAVETVESNQSMDIIFQCKEGSGVGFAIMLGYIALLALICFVLAFKGRKVPHRFNETGHIILSMLIYLFVWVCFAPIYATKIPERYSIQAAAILVSTYSIIFCHFTPKWYMALCKKKEEVTTEAYMTQACIAKITVNAGHPVFPQLRPVSSKTALITSPSKSTISSIDTTDCTTESPAYFFIQPSVRKRFHRRSI